The following are encoded in a window of Mycolicibacterium tusciae JS617 genomic DNA:
- a CDS encoding type VII secretion target, translating into MTNPIHIDPEVMRTVANQHDDIADQITPAREASAEILAAVNTYGPIMHQFKSAVSDLMVNRDAALLNHEHTHRDAAIGLRREAANFVTRDEINAENLRVDQR; encoded by the coding sequence ATGACCAATCCGATTCACATCGACCCTGAGGTGATGCGCACCGTCGCCAACCAGCACGACGACATCGCCGACCAGATCACGCCCGCCCGGGAGGCCAGCGCCGAGATCCTGGCCGCGGTGAACACCTACGGGCCGATCATGCACCAGTTCAAATCTGCGGTATCCGACCTGATGGTCAACCGCGACGCCGCGCTGCTCAACCACGAGCACACCCACCGCGACGCTGCGATCGGGTTGCGCCGGGAAGCGGCCAACTTCGTGACCCGCGATGAGATCAACGCAGAGAACCTCCGAGTTGACCAGCGATGA
- a CDS encoding DUF4226 domain-containing protein, producing MTDPRKFDELVSWHAKPVAGVGMGWDPGWRADGGAFAPNISPSDPYWNTVLDKAQAAYGDPGMRFNTSEPSADRYLVFSDGTRVPTDGSLAYRDNGNTYVMNNDGSVSLLGGDGKTGQPFFPEFRRNEAGQYVPVNAQGQQVAPLAASYVDDPATGKRTYYNANGDVVGSEQRPAGAPPGGQPGVATDEQQSGRTADAVRKLHEEMKDRYSKLSDAEGKLTEAMLTARTTTAEGQQKLNDIQQKIVEAVNNPAMSLDTPAGEQAFLKFLRSQVAAIGEVLKSGTLTAEDQAKAASALAALYDMDGPSSETGGSPSDPAQPAPAVPAPAAVPPATDPGLTDPALTDAGLGPMEPMPDPMLSDLGMGGPLGADPLAGLASALPAAMGAFPPGGGMGGSPLDALTGAASPLAGLASQLGEQARRDEPDPGAESDKTKDDELDEDEHKHDDDEEAPEPVPGETPPSTTPQSGTPPEPVPAGTPGEGAPPAAPGPPPPPPTTISLPDGSTANARTPELAQAVKAHLDGKPLEEAYREQHLELPPPGTPVTNPVDPSRLSAGMLAVFNDHYGVALSSVKALQDGQVVPASSIAASPGFLGWLDPSAVGAPAPTPAPMPAPTPPAPVTDPSTNTAPLASAPLPIPTG from the coding sequence ATGACTGATCCGCGCAAGTTCGATGAGCTGGTGTCCTGGCACGCCAAACCTGTCGCGGGGGTCGGCATGGGCTGGGATCCCGGGTGGCGCGCCGATGGGGGAGCGTTCGCCCCCAACATCAGTCCCTCTGATCCGTACTGGAACACGGTGCTGGATAAGGCTCAAGCCGCCTACGGCGACCCCGGCATGCGGTTTAACACTTCCGAGCCGAGCGCGGATCGCTATCTCGTCTTCAGCGACGGCACGCGGGTGCCGACCGATGGCTCGTTGGCATATCGCGACAACGGCAACACCTACGTGATGAACAACGACGGGTCAGTCTCGCTGCTCGGTGGTGACGGCAAGACGGGTCAGCCGTTCTTCCCGGAGTTTCGCCGCAACGAGGCGGGCCAGTACGTGCCGGTCAATGCTCAGGGGCAGCAGGTGGCGCCGTTGGCGGCCTCGTATGTCGATGATCCGGCGACGGGCAAGCGGACCTATTACAACGCCAACGGCGACGTCGTGGGTTCTGAGCAGCGTCCCGCCGGTGCGCCGCCGGGGGGCCAGCCCGGCGTGGCGACCGACGAGCAGCAGTCGGGGCGCACCGCCGATGCCGTGCGCAAATTGCATGAGGAGATGAAGGACCGCTATAGCAAGCTCAGCGATGCCGAGGGCAAGCTGACCGAGGCGATGCTGACCGCTCGGACTACGACCGCCGAGGGCCAGCAGAAACTCAACGACATCCAGCAGAAGATCGTTGAGGCGGTTAACAATCCGGCGATGTCGTTGGACACTCCCGCCGGGGAGCAGGCGTTCCTGAAGTTTCTGCGCAGCCAGGTCGCCGCGATCGGTGAGGTCCTCAAGTCCGGGACGTTGACTGCCGAGGATCAGGCCAAGGCGGCGTCGGCGCTGGCCGCTCTCTACGACATGGACGGCCCCTCCTCCGAGACGGGCGGCAGCCCCTCTGATCCTGCTCAGCCCGCGCCTGCGGTGCCCGCTCCTGCGGCGGTTCCGCCGGCCACCGATCCCGGTCTGACCGACCCTGCGCTGACCGATGCGGGGTTGGGGCCGATGGAACCGATGCCAGATCCCATGCTGTCGGATCTCGGAATGGGGGGTCCGCTGGGTGCAGATCCGCTGGCCGGGTTGGCCTCAGCTCTTCCCGCCGCGATGGGCGCCTTCCCGCCGGGTGGCGGTATGGGCGGCAGCCCGCTCGATGCCCTCACCGGTGCCGCGTCACCGCTGGCCGGGCTGGCTTCGCAACTGGGCGAACAGGCCCGCCGCGACGAACCAGATCCCGGCGCCGAGTCCGACAAGACCAAGGACGACGAGCTCGACGAGGACGAGCACAAGCACGACGACGACGAGGAGGCACCCGAGCCAGTGCCCGGCGAGACACCGCCGTCGACGACGCCACAATCGGGCACACCGCCGGAGCCGGTGCCCGCCGGCACGCCCGGTGAAGGAGCGCCGCCGGCAGCGCCTGGCCCGCCGCCTCCGCCGCCGACCACGATCTCGCTGCCAGACGGCTCCACCGCCAACGCGCGCACGCCGGAACTGGCTCAGGCCGTCAAGGCGCACCTGGACGGCAAGCCACTCGAGGAGGCCTACCGCGAACAGCACCTCGAACTGCCCCCGCCCGGGACCCCGGTGACCAACCCGGTCGATCCGTCGCGTCTGTCGGCCGGGATGCTCGCGGTGTTCAACGACCACTACGGGGTCGCGCTGAGTTCAGTGAAAGCCTTGCAAGATGGTCAGGTAGTGCCGGCATCGTCGATCGCTGCCAGCCCCGGCTTCCTGGGTTGGCTCGATCCCAGCGCGGTCGGCGCACCCGCACCGACCCCGGCGCCGATGCCCGCACCCACCCCGCCGGCGCCGGTCACCGATCCCTCCACCAATACGGCGCCGCTGGCCAGCGCGCCGTTACCAATTCCCACTGGATAG
- a CDS encoding C40 family peptidase encodes MSVGAVVAQVGEVLGRAHSLFGDPPASGQGPAAGSVMKLSGAGELVRSGQAQMAPLSGQLATNYSTFAGGAGPALDTLAGNDRALSTQLDEAARTDRTGRTSSGGVVNGAAADTNGLAPLTNTPAGQKALLVALRNRVAQQQQVVQAYKTRDAQMASMLRSMAYGGRGGVGGGSAMPTGGGSGLSMPQSGGGFGLPLGGGGFGGGSGRGRAGGGPRRPSPSITSGRDIPPGKGGQAVAAALSKLGRPYVWGAKGPSVFDCSGLTGWAWRQAGVQLGADTYTQVNQGVAVPPGQVRAGDLIFPKSSYDGRGPGHVMLAISSTQVVHAPQTGDVVRIAPMPPGFVARRPVDV; translated from the coding sequence GTGTCGGTTGGCGCGGTGGTGGCTCAGGTCGGTGAGGTGCTGGGTCGCGCGCATTCGCTGTTCGGTGATCCACCGGCCTCCGGGCAAGGCCCGGCCGCGGGCTCGGTGATGAAGCTCTCCGGCGCCGGGGAACTGGTGCGCTCGGGCCAAGCCCAGATGGCGCCGCTGTCGGGACAGCTGGCCACCAACTACTCCACCTTCGCCGGCGGCGCGGGCCCGGCGCTGGACACCCTGGCCGGCAACGACCGAGCACTGAGCACCCAGCTCGACGAGGCCGCCCGCACCGACCGCACCGGCCGCACCAGCTCCGGCGGCGTGGTCAACGGCGCCGCCGCAGACACCAACGGATTGGCCCCGCTCACCAACACCCCCGCCGGACAGAAAGCGCTACTGGTCGCCCTGCGCAACCGCGTCGCCCAACAACAACAAGTCGTCCAGGCCTACAAAACCCGCGATGCGCAGATGGCGTCGATGCTGCGCTCGATGGCCTACGGCGGCCGCGGCGGCGTGGGCGGCGGAAGCGCGATGCCCACCGGCGGTGGCAGCGGACTGTCAATGCCGCAAAGCGGCGGTGGGTTCGGTCTTCCGTTGGGCGGCGGCGGTTTTGGCGGTGGCTCTGGTCGCGGCCGTGCTGGCGGGGGACCGCGGCGGCCGTCTCCGAGTATCACGTCAGGCCGCGATATCCCCCCGGGTAAAGGTGGGCAGGCCGTTGCGGCGGCGTTGTCGAAACTGGGTCGCCCGTACGTGTGGGGCGCGAAGGGTCCTTCGGTCTTTGACTGCTCGGGGTTGACCGGCTGGGCGTGGCGCCAAGCGGGCGTGCAGCTGGGCGCCGATACCTACACCCAGGTCAATCAGGGAGTGGCGGTGCCTCCTGGTCAGGTCCGGGCCGGCGATCTAATTTTTCCGAAGTCGTCGTATGACGGTCGCGGCCCGGGCCATGTCATGTTGGCGATCTCATCGACTCAGGTAGTTCATGCGCCTCAGACCGGTGATGTGGTGCGTATCGCGCCGATGCCGCCAGGGTTTGTAGCGCGCCGCCCGGTGGACGTGTAG
- a CDS encoding IS110 family transposase encodes MIQDSPDGGKRFWCGIDWGGRSHHLCVLDDDGQQLLSRKIAHTVDGLMALVEVIASLAGSVLIAIERAEGLLVEHLQQQCEAEIYCVSPKISARARERYRMAAAKSDEFDAYVLADTLRHQHAQWRPLATPSPVLAELTAISRDRQRILDMQVDTENRLRSILEAYHPAPLHLFSSLDRDITLAFIQTYPTPAQAGRITATRMGGFTGRHGYSGRQKPEALIERMQPHLLSASEGTVAGKALAAKAFTEQLALLNTHLRGHDKRLRELLDAHPDTHIFTSFPGIGPVTAAVLISEMGEERTRFPSPSSLLADTGLAPVTKASGRTRQVRFRYAANRRMRHAIDWWMFVATREDPWSAEIYQQARAAGHAHHRALRGLGARWVRILWRCWQDHTAYDPAVHHRPTAA; translated from the coding sequence GTGATTCAGGATAGTCCGGACGGTGGGAAACGTTTCTGGTGCGGCATCGATTGGGGCGGACGCTCCCATCACCTCTGCGTCCTCGACGACGACGGCCAACAGCTCCTCAGCCGCAAAATCGCGCACACCGTCGACGGTCTGATGGCCCTGGTCGAGGTGATCGCTTCGTTGGCCGGCTCAGTGCTCATCGCTATCGAACGCGCCGAGGGCTTGCTTGTCGAACATCTCCAACAGCAATGCGAAGCTGAAATCTATTGCGTATCACCGAAGATCTCGGCTCGGGCCCGTGAACGGTATCGGATGGCGGCAGCAAAATCCGACGAGTTCGACGCCTACGTGCTGGCCGACACGTTGCGTCACCAGCATGCCCAGTGGCGGCCGTTAGCCACCCCGTCGCCGGTCCTTGCCGAGCTGACCGCGATCAGTCGCGACCGTCAACGCATCCTCGACATGCAGGTCGACACCGAAAACCGGCTGCGTTCGATCTTGGAGGCCTACCATCCCGCGCCATTGCACCTGTTCTCCTCACTGGACCGTGACATCACCCTGGCCTTCATCCAGACCTATCCCACGCCCGCGCAAGCGGGCAGGATCACCGCGACGCGGATGGGTGGATTCACCGGCCGTCACGGCTATAGCGGCCGCCAGAAGCCCGAAGCGCTCATCGAGCGCATGCAGCCGCACCTTTTGTCCGCTAGCGAAGGCACTGTGGCCGGTAAAGCGTTGGCGGCGAAAGCATTCACCGAACAACTCGCCTTGCTCAACACCCACTTACGAGGCCACGACAAGCGTCTACGTGAACTACTCGACGCTCACCCCGACACCCACATCTTCACCAGCTTCCCCGGTATCGGACCCGTCACCGCCGCAGTGCTGATCTCGGAGATGGGTGAAGAGCGCACCCGGTTTCCCTCGCCGTCGTCGCTGCTGGCCGACACCGGTTTGGCGCCAGTTACCAAGGCCTCCGGGCGCACACGGCAGGTTCGGTTCCGTTACGCCGCTAACCGCCGCATGCGGCACGCCATTGACTGGTGGATGTTCGTCGCCACCCGTGAAGATCCGTGGTCGGCCGAGATTTACCAGCAGGCCCGTGCTGCCGGCCATGCCCACCATCGAGCGTTACGCGGTCTCGGTGCTCGTTGGGTGCGGATCCTGTGGCGCTGCTGGCAAGACCACACCGCTTACGACCCGGCAGTTCATCACCGCCCGACCGCGGCCTAA
- a CDS encoding site-specific integrase translates to MLVVKVVSPLSSRESFTVLGEDGVPVAPVERYLKYLTDIERSPNTIKAYAHDLKDWFTFLGGCGLDWRSVSLEDIGAFVAWLRLPTALRQGAIAVLPSVEHHCGESTVNRKLSALAAFYLHAVRDGIEVGELLTTWQIGGSRGGWKPFLHHISKHMPLPRRTVSLKAPKKLPRVLIPGEIQTLLDACDRLRDRFLLALLYDTGMRIGEALGLRHSDIAAADRQITVCRRDNDNRARAKSLTVRTVPVSAELIRLYADYLHAEYGDLDSDYVFVNLWGRPHGHPLTYSAVYDLVRRLRRRTDIDFDPHWLRHTAATRMLRDGIGLEVVAKLLGHANVTVTAATYGHLNVEDARKAMEHAGWFIGKAQVNL, encoded by the coding sequence GTGCTTGTTGTGAAGGTGGTTTCACCGCTCTCGTCGCGTGAATCGTTCACCGTCCTCGGCGAGGACGGTGTGCCGGTGGCACCGGTGGAGCGGTATCTGAAGTATTTGACCGACATAGAGCGGTCGCCGAACACGATCAAGGCCTATGCCCATGATCTGAAGGACTGGTTCACGTTCCTGGGCGGGTGCGGCCTGGACTGGCGGTCGGTGAGTCTGGAGGATATCGGCGCGTTCGTCGCCTGGCTGCGGCTGCCCACGGCGCTGCGGCAGGGCGCGATCGCCGTGCTGCCCTCGGTGGAGCATCACTGCGGCGAGTCAACGGTGAACCGGAAGCTGTCGGCGTTGGCGGCGTTCTATCTGCACGCCGTTCGCGACGGGATCGAGGTCGGCGAGCTGCTGACGACCTGGCAGATCGGAGGGTCGAGAGGCGGTTGGAAGCCGTTTCTGCACCACATCAGCAAGCACATGCCGCTACCCCGGCGAACAGTGTCGTTGAAGGCGCCGAAGAAGCTGCCGCGAGTGCTGATCCCCGGCGAGATCCAAACACTGCTGGACGCGTGTGACCGGTTGCGGGATCGGTTCCTGTTGGCGCTGCTCTATGACACCGGGATGCGCATCGGTGAGGCGCTGGGGCTGCGTCACAGCGACATCGCCGCCGCTGATCGGCAGATCACAGTTTGTCGGCGTGACAACGACAACCGAGCCCGCGCCAAATCGTTGACGGTCCGGACCGTTCCGGTGAGCGCGGAACTGATTCGGTTGTATGCCGATTACCTTCACGCTGAATACGGCGACCTCGACAGCGACTACGTTTTCGTCAACCTCTGGGGGCGGCCACACGGCCATCCGTTGACCTATAGCGCGGTCTACGACCTGGTCCGCCGTTTGCGCCGGCGCACGGACATCGACTTCGACCCGCATTGGCTGCGCCACACCGCAGCGACCAGGATGCTGCGCGACGGGATCGGATTGGAGGTCGTGGCCAAGCTGCTCGGCCACGCCAATGTCACCGTCACCGCCGCGACATACGGGCATCTGAACGTGGAGGACGCCCGCAAGGCGATGGAGCACGCGGGCTGGTTCATCGGAAAGGCCCAGGTGAACCTATGA
- a CDS encoding tyrosine-type recombinase/integrase, producing the protein MTALEPNSTPGLLGLLIAGVRAEFRSDALEFASDDAVFGGGSCRVTDCGRSARGHGLCQGHHQRWANAGRPDLEEFTASTDPRWRKHRPNQACRVDGCGYGSARRGLCQLHAQRWERAGRPPLTSWLRDPLPVKQPRPGATCQIGHCSLWPQAKSPLCHSHTNTWKANDRNDIDEFVARFESNDTPANETIQLGMLTPQLKLEMQYVLQQRHDDRRGKLTPAVVARVVRLLIDTATTSLLDFDADQWRQRSAVLLNDTRSRGLLLYAHLTMLDLAEAGGWEAEYPRDVWRMHRLGYEGHYTLRFDRIPQPWLREPAKRWIRLRLSRGLNLEAGGGRPLLAIARFGRFLADVDIDDISRIDRELLERYLAHLNQEYSPQRRGAHIGLLNGFFAAIRQHCWATGLPDTAMFFAEDHPKRGEHLPRALAEHVMTQLEHHDNLDQFNNPAYRLITVILMRCGLRITDALRLRGDCVTTDADGAPYLRYFNHKMKRDALVPIAPDLVDMIGHQRRLVSERWPGGTGLLFPRPTKNIDGQVPLGIPTYREAMHRWLAACDIRDEHNRRVHLTPHQWRHTLGTRLINRDVPQEVVRHILDHDSPQMTAHYARLHDTTVRRAWEAARKVDSHGREVNLDPDGPMADAAWAKQRLGRATQALPNGYCGLPVQQSCPHANACLTCPMFLTTQEFLPQHRTQRKQTLQLITAAEARGHKRLAEMNRQVLGNLDAIITSLDTPTDPTAAEHAS; encoded by the coding sequence ATGACCGCCCTGGAGCCCAACTCAACGCCGGGCCTGCTGGGCCTGCTCATAGCCGGTGTTCGCGCCGAATTCCGCAGCGACGCATTGGAGTTCGCCTCGGACGACGCCGTATTCGGTGGAGGGTCCTGCCGCGTCACCGACTGCGGACGCAGCGCCCGTGGCCATGGCCTCTGTCAAGGTCACCACCAGCGATGGGCCAACGCGGGCCGCCCCGACCTCGAAGAGTTCACTGCCTCGACCGACCCGCGTTGGCGCAAACATCGCCCCAACCAGGCATGTCGGGTCGACGGCTGCGGTTACGGGTCGGCTCGCCGCGGATTGTGTCAGCTGCACGCGCAACGGTGGGAACGCGCCGGGCGGCCGCCCCTGACCTCGTGGTTACGTGATCCGCTGCCGGTGAAACAGCCCCGGCCCGGCGCGACCTGCCAGATCGGGCACTGCTCGTTATGGCCGCAGGCCAAGTCGCCGCTATGCCATTCCCACACCAACACTTGGAAAGCGAACGACCGCAACGATATCGACGAGTTCGTCGCAAGATTCGAATCCAACGACACACCGGCAAACGAGACGATTCAGCTCGGGATGCTCACGCCGCAGCTCAAACTGGAGATGCAGTACGTACTGCAGCAACGCCACGACGACCGACGCGGCAAGCTGACGCCGGCCGTTGTCGCCAGGGTGGTCCGACTACTGATAGACACCGCCACCACCTCGCTGCTCGACTTCGACGCCGACCAATGGCGGCAACGCTCAGCCGTGCTACTCAACGACACGAGATCTCGCGGCTTGCTGCTCTATGCCCACCTCACCATGCTGGACTTGGCCGAGGCCGGAGGTTGGGAAGCCGAATACCCACGCGACGTCTGGCGGATGCACCGGCTCGGCTACGAAGGCCACTACACACTGCGGTTCGACCGCATCCCGCAACCCTGGCTCAGAGAGCCGGCCAAACGATGGATCCGGCTGCGCCTCTCACGCGGACTCAACCTCGAAGCAGGCGGTGGACGCCCGCTGCTGGCCATCGCCCGATTCGGACGATTTCTCGCTGACGTCGACATCGACGACATCAGCCGGATCGACCGGGAACTGCTCGAACGCTACCTCGCGCACCTGAACCAGGAATACAGCCCACAGCGCCGAGGCGCCCACATCGGCCTGCTCAATGGATTCTTTGCCGCGATCCGCCAACATTGCTGGGCCACAGGACTTCCCGACACTGCGATGTTCTTCGCCGAGGACCACCCCAAGCGCGGCGAACACCTGCCCAGAGCGTTGGCCGAACACGTCATGACCCAGCTCGAACACCACGACAACCTCGACCAGTTCAACAACCCTGCCTATCGACTGATCACCGTCATCCTGATGCGTTGCGGGCTCCGGATCACCGACGCCCTGCGATTGCGCGGCGACTGCGTCACCACAGACGCCGACGGGGCACCCTATCTGCGCTACTTCAACCACAAGATGAAGCGGGACGCCCTTGTTCCGATCGCCCCAGACCTCGTCGACATGATCGGCCACCAACGCCGACTCGTCTCCGAACGCTGGCCCGGCGGCACTGGACTGCTGTTCCCGCGCCCCACCAAGAACATCGACGGCCAAGTCCCCCTGGGGATCCCGACCTACCGCGAGGCGATGCACCGATGGCTCGCAGCCTGCGACATCCGCGACGAGCACAACCGGCGGGTGCATTTGACGCCGCACCAGTGGCGCCACACGCTCGGCACCCGCCTGATCAACCGCGACGTTCCGCAAGAGGTCGTGCGCCACATCCTCGACCACGACTCACCGCAGATGACCGCCCACTACGCTCGCCTGCACGACACCACCGTCCGCCGAGCCTGGGAAGCCGCCCGCAAAGTCGACAGCCACGGGCGTGAGGTCAACCTCGACCCAGACGGACCGATGGCCGACGCCGCTTGGGCCAAACAACGCCTCGGTCGCGCCACCCAAGCCCTACCCAACGGCTACTGCGGTCTGCCCGTCCAACAGAGCTGCCCACACGCCAACGCCTGCCTGACTTGCCCCATGTTCCTCACCACCCAGGAATTCCTGCCGCAACATCGGACCCAACGCAAGCAGACACTGCAACTGATCACAGCAGCAGAAGCTCGCGGACACAAACGGCTGGCCGAGATGAACCGCCAGGTTTTGGGCAACCTCGACGCCATCATCACCTCGCTCGACACTCCCACCGATCCGACGGCAGCCGAACATGCGAGCTGA
- a CDS encoding DUF6262 family protein: MRADNSIHIVTAAKQRHELTRAKAIAALHELDRAGTKISFEAVAEHAGVSRSWLYTQPDLKDEINRIRALRRPQHDQAPPARQRAREDSLRQRLDVALRRNRELAEQNQRLRHQLAHALGQARDDTHKRPARDRDSITIDPC; encoded by the coding sequence ATGCGAGCTGACAACAGCATTCACATCGTCACCGCAGCCAAGCAGCGTCACGAGCTCACCCGCGCAAAAGCTATCGCCGCCTTGCACGAACTCGACCGCGCCGGAACCAAGATCAGCTTCGAAGCCGTCGCCGAACACGCCGGTGTCTCCCGGTCCTGGCTCTACACCCAGCCCGACCTCAAAGACGAGATCAACCGCATCCGTGCGCTACGCCGCCCGCAACACGACCAGGCTCCGCCAGCCCGGCAACGCGCCAGGGAAGACTCCCTGCGCCAGCGCCTCGACGTCGCACTTCGCCGCAACCGTGAACTCGCCGAACAGAATCAGCGACTGCGCCACCAACTCGCCCATGCTCTCGGACAAGCCCGCGACGACACCCACAAGCGACCCGCCCGAGATCGCGATTCGATAACAATCGACCCCTGCTGA